The following proteins are encoded in a genomic region of Periophthalmus magnuspinnatus isolate fPerMag1 chromosome 23, fPerMag1.2.pri, whole genome shotgun sequence:
- the LOC117391750 gene encoding protein mono-ADP-ribosyltransferase PARP11-like isoform X2, translated as MLTFYLFIAILAMFSIKSSEEESSEMEDMDTSETNWCWFYLAECGVWHMFEIDPSAACSVTSAQIEQCYNRNQRGVMEFYTAKYTYRLDFSVMRQINVTTGKQRPIKRSLQSATGFRFICDNLALPVPCHWERINTDEPYQLIQLGRDTYEFKEVARLYERTMDHPIKSVQRVQNLDLWEFFCRKKTQLRKVKRTLDIEERMLFHGTGHSNVQAICTFNFDWRLTGSHGDVYGKGSYFARDAKYSSKFCHTTNKHNTTLQRHGLTPPIFASEPPYKTMFLARVLVGEFTVGRPLYCRPPSKDASFINFYDSCVDDLANPKIFVIFDSNQIYPEYIIEFY; from the exons ATGCtaacgttttatttatttattgcaattttAGCAATGTTTTCAATTAAATCATCTGAAGAGGAATCCTCAGAGATGGAGGACATGGATACCTCTGAGACCAACTGGTGCTGGTTCTACCTGGCTGAATGTGGAGTATGGCATATGTTTGAG ATTGATCCCAGTGCTGCATGTTCTGTAACAAGTGCTCAAATTGAGCAGTGTTACAATAGAAACCAGCGTGGAGTAATGGAGTTCTATACTGCCAAGTATACCTACAGGCTGGATTTTTCAG TTATGAGACAAATAAATGTAACCACTGGGAAGCAAAGGCCAATCAAACGCTCTCTCCAATCTGCAACTGGATTTCG GTTTATATGTGATAATCTTGCTCTGCCTGTTCCCTGTCACTGGGAACGAATCAACACGGATGAACCTTATCAG CTCATCCAACTTGGTCGAGACACATATGAATTCAAAGAAGTAGCTCGACTTTATGAACGAACTATGGACCATCCGATCAAATCTGTACAAAGAGTCCAAAATCTCGACTTATGGGAGTTTTTCTGCAG GAAGAAAACACAACTGCGAAAAGTGAAACGTACTCTGGATATTGAAGAGCGAATGCTGTTTCATGGCACAGGACACAGTAATGTACAAGCAATATGTACCTTTAACTTTGACTGGCGACTAACTGGAAGTCATGGAGATGTCTATGGTAAAG GAAGCTACTTTGCAAGAGATGCGAAATATTCTAGTAAATTCTGCCAcactacaaacaaacacaataccACCTTACAGAGACATGGACTCACTCCACCAATATTTGCTAGTGAGCCTCCTTATAAGACAATGTTCCTGGCAAGGGTTCTAGTTGGAGAATTCACTGTTGGACGTCCACTGTACTGCAGACCTCCCTCTAAGGATGCAAGCTTTATCAACTTTTATGACAGCTGTGTGGATGACTTGGCCAATCCAAAGATATTTGTGATATTTGACAGCAATCAAATATATCCAGAATATATTATTGAATTCTACTGA
- the LOC117391750 gene encoding protein mono-ADP-ribosyltransferase PARP11-like isoform X1 — protein MLTFYLFIAILAMFSIKSSEEESSEMEDMDTSETNWCWFYLAECGVWHMFEIDPSAACSVTSAQIEQCYNRNQRGVMEFYTAKYTYRLDFSAVMRQINVTTGKQRPIKRSLQSATGFRFICDNLALPVPCHWERINTDEPYQLIQLGRDTYEFKEVARLYERTMDHPIKSVQRVQNLDLWEFFCRKKTQLRKVKRTLDIEERMLFHGTGHSNVQAICTFNFDWRLTGSHGDVYGKGSYFARDAKYSSKFCHTTNKHNTTLQRHGLTPPIFASEPPYKTMFLARVLVGEFTVGRPLYCRPPSKDASFINFYDSCVDDLANPKIFVIFDSNQIYPEYIIEFY, from the exons ATGCtaacgttttatttatttattgcaattttAGCAATGTTTTCAATTAAATCATCTGAAGAGGAATCCTCAGAGATGGAGGACATGGATACCTCTGAGACCAACTGGTGCTGGTTCTACCTGGCTGAATGTGGAGTATGGCATATGTTTGAG ATTGATCCCAGTGCTGCATGTTCTGTAACAAGTGCTCAAATTGAGCAGTGTTACAATAGAAACCAGCGTGGAGTAATGGAGTTCTATACTGCCAAGTATACCTACAGGCTGGATTTTTCAG CAGTTATGAGACAAATAAATGTAACCACTGGGAAGCAAAGGCCAATCAAACGCTCTCTCCAATCTGCAACTGGATTTCG GTTTATATGTGATAATCTTGCTCTGCCTGTTCCCTGTCACTGGGAACGAATCAACACGGATGAACCTTATCAG CTCATCCAACTTGGTCGAGACACATATGAATTCAAAGAAGTAGCTCGACTTTATGAACGAACTATGGACCATCCGATCAAATCTGTACAAAGAGTCCAAAATCTCGACTTATGGGAGTTTTTCTGCAG GAAGAAAACACAACTGCGAAAAGTGAAACGTACTCTGGATATTGAAGAGCGAATGCTGTTTCATGGCACAGGACACAGTAATGTACAAGCAATATGTACCTTTAACTTTGACTGGCGACTAACTGGAAGTCATGGAGATGTCTATGGTAAAG GAAGCTACTTTGCAAGAGATGCGAAATATTCTAGTAAATTCTGCCAcactacaaacaaacacaataccACCTTACAGAGACATGGACTCACTCCACCAATATTTGCTAGTGAGCCTCCTTATAAGACAATGTTCCTGGCAAGGGTTCTAGTTGGAGAATTCACTGTTGGACGTCCACTGTACTGCAGACCTCCCTCTAAGGATGCAAGCTTTATCAACTTTTATGACAGCTGTGTGGATGACTTGGCCAATCCAAAGATATTTGTGATATTTGACAGCAATCAAATATATCCAGAATATATTATTGAATTCTACTGA
- the LOC117391751 gene encoding protein mono-ADP-ribosyltransferase PARP11-like isoform X3: MELMDTSDIPWSWYYLADCGQWHRFEDDPDNPLLSQDIENYYLQYFSFVSHHSRIDFTAMLQTDIKTGRQRRIQRSYNVEKSCSCFSAAPVFWEMIDASCPYQLIPLKTFAAEYLTVANYVKRDGLLDKHIVSIFRIQNQDLWEFFCRKKKQLMRIHSVKEIEERRLFHGTKKSNVDSICKYNFDISLAGHHGHLFGKGIYFAKHATYADKYSPSSTEALPLYGKKTASVQDQPTKP; this comes from the exons ATGGAACTCATGGACACTTCAGACATACCATGGAGCTGGTACTACTTGGCAGACTGTGGACAGTGGCACAGATTTGAG GATGATCCTGACAATCCCCTACTTAGCCAAGATATTGAAAActattatttacaatatttttcatttgtctCACATCATTCAAGGATTGATTTTacag CTATGTTACAAACTGACATAAAAACAGGAAGACAAAGACGAATCCAGCGCAGTTATAATGTAGAAAAAAG CTGCTCCTGCTTCTCTGCAGCTCCTGTGTTCTGGGAAATGATTGATGCCTCTTGCCCATACCAA ttAATTCCTTTAAAGACATTCGCTGCTGAGTATCTAACTGTGGCAAATTATGTAAAGAGAGATGGTTTGCTGGACAAACACATTGTTTCAATTTTTAGGATCCAAAATCAGGATTTGTGGGAATTTTTCTGCAG AAAGAAAAAGCAGTTGATGAGGATTCACAGTGTCAAAGAAATTGAGGAGAGGCGACTCTTTCATGGGACCAAGAAGAGCAATGTTGACTCCATTTGCAAGTACAACTTTGACATAAGTCTAGCCGGACACCATGGGCATCTATTTGGAAAAG gaATCTACTTTGCAAAACATGCAACATATGCTGACAAATACAGTCCCAGCAGCACAGAAGCATTGCCTCTGTATGGGAAGAAAACAGCAAGTGTACAGGATCAACCAACCAAG CCCTGA
- the LOC117391751 gene encoding protein mono-ADP-ribosyltransferase PARP11-like isoform X1 codes for MELMDTSDIPWSWYYLADCGQWHRFEDDPDNPLLSQDIENYYLQYFSFVSHHSRIDFTAMLQTDIKTGRQRRIQRSYNVEKSCSCFSAAPVFWEMIDASCPYQLIPLKTFAAEYLTVANYVKRDGLLDKHIVSIFRIQNQDLWEFFCRKKKQLMRIHSVKEIEERRLFHGTKKSNVDSICKYNFDISLAGHHGHLFGKGIYFAKHATYADKYSPSSTEALPLYGKKTASVQDQPTKVIFLARVLVGKSSQGQKLLTKPDQDAQKRSHDSCVDDTNSPRIYVIFDSNQIYPEYLIQYR; via the exons ATGGAACTCATGGACACTTCAGACATACCATGGAGCTGGTACTACTTGGCAGACTGTGGACAGTGGCACAGATTTGAG GATGATCCTGACAATCCCCTACTTAGCCAAGATATTGAAAActattatttacaatatttttcatttgtctCACATCATTCAAGGATTGATTTTacag CTATGTTACAAACTGACATAAAAACAGGAAGACAAAGACGAATCCAGCGCAGTTATAATGTAGAAAAAAG CTGCTCCTGCTTCTCTGCAGCTCCTGTGTTCTGGGAAATGATTGATGCCTCTTGCCCATACCAA ttAATTCCTTTAAAGACATTCGCTGCTGAGTATCTAACTGTGGCAAATTATGTAAAGAGAGATGGTTTGCTGGACAAACACATTGTTTCAATTTTTAGGATCCAAAATCAGGATTTGTGGGAATTTTTCTGCAG AAAGAAAAAGCAGTTGATGAGGATTCACAGTGTCAAAGAAATTGAGGAGAGGCGACTCTTTCATGGGACCAAGAAGAGCAATGTTGACTCCATTTGCAAGTACAACTTTGACATAAGTCTAGCCGGACACCATGGGCATCTATTTGGAAAAG gaATCTACTTTGCAAAACATGCAACATATGCTGACAAATACAGTCCCAGCAGCACAGAAGCATTGCCTCTGTATGGGAAGAAAACAGCAAGTGTACAGGATCAACCAACCAAGGTGATATTTTTGGCACGGGTGCTGGTTGGAAAATCCTCTCAGGGACAGAAACTCTTAACCAAACCTGATCAAGATGCTCAGAAGCGCTCTCACGACAGCTGTGTGGATGATACAAACTCTCCCAGAATATATGTGATTTTTGACTCTAATCAAATATATCCGGAGTATTTAATTCAATATAGATGA
- the LOC117391750 gene encoding protein mono-ADP-ribosyltransferase PARP11-like isoform X3, with protein MFSIKSSEEESSEMEDMDTSETNWCWFYLAECGVWHMFEIDPSAACSVTSAQIEQCYNRNQRGVMEFYTAKYTYRLDFSVMRQINVTTGKQRPIKRSLQSATGFRFICDNLALPVPCHWERINTDEPYQLIQLGRDTYEFKEVARLYERTMDHPIKSVQRVQNLDLWEFFCRKKTQLRKVKRTLDIEERMLFHGTGHSNVQAICTFNFDWRLTGSHGDVYGKGSYFARDAKYSSKFCHTTNKHNTTLQRHGLTPPIFASEPPYKTMFLARVLVGEFTVGRPLYCRPPSKDASFINFYDSCVDDLANPKIFVIFDSNQIYPEYIIEFY; from the exons ATGTTTTCAATTAAATCATCTGAAGAGGAATCCTCAGAGATGGAGGACATGGATACCTCTGAGACCAACTGGTGCTGGTTCTACCTGGCTGAATGTGGAGTATGGCATATGTTTGAG ATTGATCCCAGTGCTGCATGTTCTGTAACAAGTGCTCAAATTGAGCAGTGTTACAATAGAAACCAGCGTGGAGTAATGGAGTTCTATACTGCCAAGTATACCTACAGGCTGGATTTTTCAG TTATGAGACAAATAAATGTAACCACTGGGAAGCAAAGGCCAATCAAACGCTCTCTCCAATCTGCAACTGGATTTCG GTTTATATGTGATAATCTTGCTCTGCCTGTTCCCTGTCACTGGGAACGAATCAACACGGATGAACCTTATCAG CTCATCCAACTTGGTCGAGACACATATGAATTCAAAGAAGTAGCTCGACTTTATGAACGAACTATGGACCATCCGATCAAATCTGTACAAAGAGTCCAAAATCTCGACTTATGGGAGTTTTTCTGCAG GAAGAAAACACAACTGCGAAAAGTGAAACGTACTCTGGATATTGAAGAGCGAATGCTGTTTCATGGCACAGGACACAGTAATGTACAAGCAATATGTACCTTTAACTTTGACTGGCGACTAACTGGAAGTCATGGAGATGTCTATGGTAAAG GAAGCTACTTTGCAAGAGATGCGAAATATTCTAGTAAATTCTGCCAcactacaaacaaacacaataccACCTTACAGAGACATGGACTCACTCCACCAATATTTGCTAGTGAGCCTCCTTATAAGACAATGTTCCTGGCAAGGGTTCTAGTTGGAGAATTCACTGTTGGACGTCCACTGTACTGCAGACCTCCCTCTAAGGATGCAAGCTTTATCAACTTTTATGACAGCTGTGTGGATGACTTGGCCAATCCAAAGATATTTGTGATATTTGACAGCAATCAAATATATCCAGAATATATTATTGAATTCTACTGA
- the LOC117391747 gene encoding protein O-mannosyl-transferase TMTC2-like encodes MFTELACTAVAVGLYVNTLDADFCYDDSRAIKTNQDLLPETPWTNILYDDFWGTLLTHSGSHKSFRPLCTLSFRLNHALHGLRPSGYHLLNVLLHALVTGLFTVISRTLLGSWCLLAGLLFASHPIHTEAVAGVVGRADVGAALFFLLSLLCYMKHCRLREGPHRGHGRSSVTHCWGWLLGSLWCAAGSMLWKEQGVTVLAVSAIYDLFVFQRLRCRQVLQCLLGKKRNTAELLSFGALVLWGILLLSARLYWMGNKPPNFSNSDNPAADSPHLLTRTLTFFYLPAANAWLLLCPGKLSFDWSMDAVPLIKSLADWRNLHTGAFYSGLFVLALFGLRGPKYNIKESNGKAHVVNGKSNGYHAPDTNHNINSAEGPPNVIMNGSTGLHHCPRRTSLPSTETIVIFSIAIISLSFLPATNLFFYVGFVIAERVLYIPSIGFCLLVAAGARTLYIKLRTKGSKVLIICLCSTLVLLNGLRTVQRNRDWSSEESLYRSGISVNPAKAWGNLGNVLKNQGKIVEAERAYRNALHYRGNMADMLYNLGLLLQENERFNEALHYYKLAIASRPTLASAYLNTGIILMNQGNQEEAKLTFLTCAEIPDENLKDPHAHKSSVTSCLYNLGKLLHEQGQQEEALSVYKEAVQKMPRQFAPHSLFNMMGEAYMRLNRLEEAGHWYRESLRAKPDHIPAHLTYGKLLSITGQKAEAEKYYLRAIQLDPTKGNCYMHYGQFLLEQSRLTEAAEMAERAAQLDNSEFDVVFSAAHMLRQANLNEAAERQYEHAAGLRPDYPAALMNLGAMLHLNGKLAEAEANYLRALQLKPDDVITQSNLRKLWNIMDKQGLRTRQTNGI; translated from the exons ATGTTCACGGAGCTGGCGTGTACCGCTGTGGCTGTGGGTCTCTACGTAAACACGCTGGATGCGGATTTCTGCTACGATGACAG TCGTGCCATCAAGACCAACCAGGACCTCCTGCCTGAAACTCCATGGACCAACATTCTTTACGACGACTTCTGGGGCACCCTGCTCACCCACAGCGGTAGTCACAAGTCCTTCCGACCGCTCTGCACCCTGTCATTCCGCCTTAACCACGCCCTCCATGGCCTGCGTCCATCGGGCTACCACCTGCTCAATGTCCTGCTGCACGCTCTGGTGACTGGCCTCTTCACGGTCATCAGTCGCACTCTTCTTGGTTCCTGGTGTCTTTTGGCTGGACTCCTGTTCGCCTCTCACCCCATTCACACTGAAGCAGTAGCAGGTGTGGTGGGGAGGGCAGACGTGGGTGCTGCCTTGTTTTTCttgctgtctctcctctgttacATGAAGCACTGCAGACTCCGTGAGGGACCACACAGGGGCCATGGCAGGAGTTCGGTGACCCACTGTTGGGGCTGGCTCCTGGGGAGTCTCTGGTGTGCGGCGGGCAGTATGTTATGGAAAGAGCAGGGTGTTACGGTGCTGGCTGTGTCCGCCATCTATGACCTGTTTGTATTCCAACGGCTGCGCTGTCGACAAGTACTTCAATGCCTGCTTGGAAAG AAGAGAAATACTGCTGAATTACTGAGTTTTGGTGCTTTGGTGTTGTGGGGAATACTGTTGCTGTCGGCGCGCCTTTACTGGATGGGAAACAAACCTCCAAACTTCTCCAACTCTGACAACCCTGCAGCAGACTCGCCGCACCTCCTCACTCGGACCCTCACTTTCTTCTACCTACCTGCAGCAAATGCCTGGCTCCTGCTCTGCCCGGGAAAGCTCAGTTTTGATTGGTCGATGGATGCTGTGCCCTTGATCAAGTCCTTAGCTGATTGGAGGAACCTTCACACTGGTGCCTTCTATAGCGGATTGTTTGTTCTTGCTTTGTTTGGGCTCCGTGGgccaaaatacaacattaaagAGAGCAATGGAAAAGCGCACGTCGTGAATGGGAAGTCAAATGGTTATCATGCTCCCGACACAAACCATAACATTAACTCAGCAGAGGGGCCTCCAAATGTAATCATGAATGGATCAACTGGGCTACACCATTGCCCAAGAAGGACATCTCTGCCCAGCACTGAGACTATTGTTATCTTTTCAATAGCCATAATTTCTTTATCATTCCTTCCAGCCACCAACCTCTTCTTCTATGTGGGATTTGTCATAGCAGAGAGGGTACTATACATTCCCAGTATAGGATTTTGCTTACTCGTTGCAGCAGGAGCAAGAACCTTATACATCAAATTGAGGACTAAAGGCAGCAAGGTCTTGATTATTTGCCTGTGCTCAACACTAGTGCTACTGAATGGACTGAGAACTGTGCAGAGAAACAGGGACTGGAGCAGTGAGGAGAGTCTCTACAGGTCTGGGATCAGTGTTAATCCtgcaaaag CCTGGGGAAACTTGGGAAATGTACTGAAGAACCAGGGCAAGATTGTGGAGGCGGAGAGAGCATATAGAAATGCTCTACACTACAGAGGCAACATGGCGGACATGCTGTACAACCT gGGTTTGCTACTGCAGGAAAATGAGCGTTTCAATGAAGCACTACATTATTACAAACTGGCCATAGCAAGTCGACCTACACTAGCAT CTGCCTACCTGAACACAGGAATCATTCTGATGAACCAGGGAAACCAGGAGGAAGCCAAACTCACCTTTCTTACTTGTGCCGAAATCCCTGATGAAAACTTGAAGGACCCTCATGCTCACAAGAGCTCTGTCACCAGCTGCCTGTATAACCTGGGCAAACTACTGCACGAACAGGGACAGCAAGAG GAGGCTCTCTCTGTTTACAAAGAGGCAGTGCAGAAAATGCCCAGACAGTTTGCACCACACAGCCTTTTCAATATGATGG GAGAAGCATACATGAGGCTGAACAGACTCGAGGAAGCAGGTCACTGGTACAGAGAGTCCCTCCGAGCCAAACCAGACCATATCCCAGCCCACCTCACTTATGGAAAACTCCTATCCATCACA gGACAGAAGGCAGAAGCAGAGAAGTACTACCTGAGAGCTATTCAACTTGATCCAACTAAAGGAAACTGCTATATGCACTATG GTCAGTTCTTGTTGGAGCAGTCTCGTCTCACCGAAGCAGCAGAGATGGCAGAAAGAGCTGCACAACTGGACAACTCAGAGTTTGATGTGGTCTTCAGCGCTGCCCACATGCTCAG gCAGGCCAACCTGAATGAAGCAGCAGAGCGGCAGTATGAGCACGCCGCTGGCCTCAGACCAGAT TATCCAGCTGCTCTGATGAACCTCGGTGCCATGCTTCACCTGAACGGGAAGCTCGCTGAAGCTGAGGCCAACTACCTGCGTGCCCTCCAACTCAAACCAGATGATGTAATCACTCAGTCAAACCTGCGCAAGCTCTGGAACATCATGGACAAACAGGGACTGAGGACCAGGCAGACTAACGGCATTTGA
- the LOC117391751 gene encoding protein mono-ADP-ribosyltransferase PARP11-like isoform X2, which translates to MLQTDIKTGRQRRIQRSYNVEKSCSCFSAAPVFWEMIDASCPYQLIPLKTFAAEYLTVANYVKRDGLLDKHIVSIFRIQNQDLWEFFCRKKKQLMRIHSVKEIEERRLFHGTKKSNVDSICKYNFDISLAGHHGHLFGKGIYFAKHATYADKYSPSSTEALPLYGKKTASVQDQPTKVIFLARVLVGKSSQGQKLLTKPDQDAQKRSHDSCVDDTNSPRIYVIFDSNQIYPEYLIQYR; encoded by the exons ATGTTACAAACTGACATAAAAACAGGAAGACAAAGACGAATCCAGCGCAGTTATAATGTAGAAAAAAG CTGCTCCTGCTTCTCTGCAGCTCCTGTGTTCTGGGAAATGATTGATGCCTCTTGCCCATACCAA ttAATTCCTTTAAAGACATTCGCTGCTGAGTATCTAACTGTGGCAAATTATGTAAAGAGAGATGGTTTGCTGGACAAACACATTGTTTCAATTTTTAGGATCCAAAATCAGGATTTGTGGGAATTTTTCTGCAG AAAGAAAAAGCAGTTGATGAGGATTCACAGTGTCAAAGAAATTGAGGAGAGGCGACTCTTTCATGGGACCAAGAAGAGCAATGTTGACTCCATTTGCAAGTACAACTTTGACATAAGTCTAGCCGGACACCATGGGCATCTATTTGGAAAAG gaATCTACTTTGCAAAACATGCAACATATGCTGACAAATACAGTCCCAGCAGCACAGAAGCATTGCCTCTGTATGGGAAGAAAACAGCAAGTGTACAGGATCAACCAACCAAGGTGATATTTTTGGCACGGGTGCTGGTTGGAAAATCCTCTCAGGGACAGAAACTCTTAACCAAACCTGATCAAGATGCTCAGAAGCGCTCTCACGACAGCTGTGTGGATGATACAAACTCTCCCAGAATATATGTGATTTTTGACTCTAATCAAATATATCCGGAGTATTTAATTCAATATAGATGA